From Vibrio aerogenes, a single genomic window includes:
- a CDS encoding TauD/TfdA family dioxygenase, with the protein MQFAESYHHQKTGLVIKPLDTDKTSLPEPGYLLEKLAAHGYIVLRDFEHSISCFSELVRQTSSRISLDPARTFDGDTAQKVDAGYDKIGLHCENGNSPFWPDLCWFYCQDAPAYGSQTTVCDGKQVYDHMSDAQKAIFLEQDIVYTRQVEEQKWQRFAFHALAGQADAPSCIEEIQLDHLLRLTEQSGSSEIRLNEDHSIQYSFRTPAIRKSHVNADEKYNFANSIFGPSTHYEKPVITFTDGTSIPEALLAQMEQLCETFTYEVNWQEGDIVMIDNTRVMHGRRKIEDKNRTIFNALSYL; encoded by the coding sequence ATGCAGTTTGCTGAATCTTATCATCATCAGAAAACAGGGCTGGTGATCAAGCCACTTGATACAGATAAAACATCTTTGCCTGAGCCAGGTTATTTGCTTGAGAAACTTGCAGCGCATGGATACATCGTTCTCAGAGATTTTGAGCACAGTATCAGCTGTTTTTCAGAACTGGTACGGCAGACAAGCAGCCGGATCAGCCTGGACCCGGCCCGGACTTTCGATGGCGATACGGCGCAGAAAGTGGATGCCGGGTATGACAAAATTGGTCTGCATTGTGAAAACGGGAACAGCCCTTTCTGGCCGGACTTATGCTGGTTTTATTGTCAGGATGCGCCTGCTTATGGCTCTCAGACAACCGTGTGTGACGGAAAACAGGTGTATGACCACATGAGTGATGCACAGAAAGCCATATTTCTTGAGCAAGACATTGTTTATACACGTCAGGTGGAAGAGCAAAAGTGGCAGCGCTTTGCGTTTCACGCATTAGCCGGACAAGCGGATGCGCCGTCCTGTATTGAAGAGATACAACTGGATCATCTGCTCCGGTTGACAGAGCAGTCCGGATCATCAGAGATTCGTTTGAATGAGGATCACTCCATTCAGTACAGCTTTCGTACCCCGGCTATCCGGAAGAGCCATGTCAATGCCGATGAAAAATACAATTTCGCCAATAGTATTTTCGGGCCATCGACTCATTACGAAAAGCCGGTGATTACCTTTACTGATGGGACATCGATTCCTGAAGCGCTGCTGGCGCAAATGGAACAGCTGTGCGAGACGTTTACGTACGAGGTTAACTGGCAGGAAGGCGATATTGTGATGATTGATAATACCCGCGTGATGCATGGCAGACGCAAAATAGAAGATAAAAACCGCACGATCTTTAATGCACTTTCTTATCTCTGA
- a CDS encoding AMP-binding protein: MNIIYSVLKQATLSPHAPAVIQLDQSCGQKLVLSYETLISEAAYLARQLSEYAEPRSHIGIVMGNTPAWVVADIALMLSDQIEVPVPLAFSAEQAAFLLSSCKIILTDETGADRLEQWRQQAVTLPEITLAVGVCSGELRKDEPLTEFLPAQQDQVIKVIHTSGTTSTPKGVRIRSEGLNELVRSLRACVNQDDYQCYLNLVPLSLLIEQVTAIYMPLTSGGCLLMPPADMAPLGDPGVTAEQRLNLIHQTAPSAMTLTPALVDALAEKARQYDQHDERVQALFGSARVPLLAAGGAPVTKETLLELDGYGIPVYQGYGLSENSSVATWNHRGANRIGTVGKPLRHVEVRIAGDGELCIRSSSLFAGYANQNDPSCCDLDDDGWLHTGDLASQDQEGYISVTGRKKTMIITANGRNISPEWLESAYQTLPGIFNVIVYGDQDQFLQGIFIVDPQADPGKLRQSVQDYAVQHLNQIEHIRNPLFIPHSESVVRRLFTVTGRPRRKVIAEFMSTYKGAQNAVC; this comes from the coding sequence ATGAACATTATTTATTCTGTTCTGAAACAAGCGACATTATCCCCCCACGCTCCGGCGGTGATTCAACTTGATCAGTCATGTGGTCAAAAGCTGGTGTTGAGTTATGAAACACTGATTTCAGAAGCCGCTTACCTGGCCCGGCAATTGTCTGAATATGCTGAGCCCCGAAGCCATATCGGGATCGTGATGGGCAATACCCCGGCGTGGGTTGTTGCTGATATTGCACTGATGTTATCTGATCAGATTGAAGTCCCGGTGCCGTTGGCATTTTCTGCTGAACAGGCTGCATTTTTACTGTCATCATGCAAGATCATTCTGACGGATGAAACAGGTGCCGACAGACTGGAGCAATGGCGGCAACAGGCTGTGACACTACCAGAAATCACGCTGGCGGTCGGTGTCTGTTCCGGTGAGTTACGCAAAGATGAACCGTTGACTGAATTTCTGCCTGCACAGCAGGACCAGGTTATCAAAGTGATTCATACCTCGGGGACCACATCAACGCCAAAAGGCGTCCGGATTCGCAGTGAGGGGTTAAATGAGTTGGTCCGCTCTCTTCGGGCATGTGTCAATCAGGATGACTATCAGTGTTATCTGAATCTGGTGCCTTTGAGCCTGCTGATTGAGCAGGTAACGGCCATTTATATGCCGTTAACCAGCGGTGGATGTTTATTGATGCCTCCTGCGGATATGGCCCCGCTGGGAGATCCCGGCGTGACAGCGGAGCAACGGTTGAATTTAATCCATCAGACCGCCCCGTCAGCCATGACACTGACCCCTGCACTTGTTGATGCGCTGGCAGAAAAAGCGCGTCAATATGATCAGCATGATGAACGGGTTCAAGCCCTGTTTGGCAGTGCACGTGTGCCGCTGCTGGCTGCGGGTGGAGCCCCGGTCACAAAAGAGACGCTGCTTGAGCTGGATGGTTACGGCATTCCGGTTTATCAGGGATATGGACTGAGTGAAAACAGCTCTGTAGCGACCTGGAATCACCGGGGCGCGAATCGTATTGGCACCGTGGGGAAACCACTCAGGCATGTTGAGGTCAGGATTGCCGGTGATGGAGAGCTTTGCATTCGCAGCAGCTCATTATTTGCCGGGTATGCGAATCAGAACGATCCAAGCTGTTGTGATCTTGATGATGATGGCTGGCTGCATACCGGTGATCTGGCGAGTCAGGATCAAGAGGGGTATATCTCTGTGACCGGCAGAAAGAAAACCATGATTATTACCGCCAATGGCCGCAATATTTCTCCGGAGTGGCTGGAGTCGGCTTATCAGACTTTACCCGGAATCTTCAATGTGATTGTCTACGGTGACCAGGACCAGTTCCTTCAGGGTATTTTCATTGTTGACCCACAGGCCGATCCCGGCAAACTCAGACAGTCTGTACAGGATTATGCTGTGCAGCATCTCAATCAGATTGAACATATCCGCAATCCTTTATTTATTCCTCATAGTGAGTCAGTGGTTCGCCGTTTATTTACGGTGACCGGTCGTCCCCGTCGCAAAGTAATCGCTGAATTTATGTCAACATACAAGGGAGCACAGAATGCAGTTTGCTGA
- a CDS encoding thermostable hemolysin, translating into MKNFILKDHRLNNINIRIVRAGDSSAKKAKDYISDIYLKNYQAKIKPKPDIIVSSFGISNENILASAGISFGSDDKPFFSERYLEDSLTDKIRMATSQTIARNQIVEIGSLASDKPSAAADLINLLPLITWLMGNKAILCTTTRNLRKLFNHYDIPYVYLCDASPQKLSQHEREIWGTYYDQSPETVIILLKQCGNLFEKYCGKFMVPELMHIHQANLSETQVAI; encoded by the coding sequence ATGAAAAATTTTATTCTTAAAGATCATCGCCTGAATAATATCAACATCCGAATTGTACGGGCGGGTGATTCATCTGCAAAAAAAGCAAAAGACTATATATCTGATATCTATTTAAAAAACTATCAGGCCAAAATAAAACCAAAGCCGGATATCATTGTTTCGAGCTTTGGGATCTCAAACGAAAATATACTGGCCAGTGCCGGAATTTCATTTGGATCTGATGATAAGCCCTTCTTTTCTGAACGGTATCTTGAGGATTCGTTAACAGATAAAATCCGGATGGCAACCTCACAAACGATTGCCAGAAACCAGATTGTGGAAATAGGTTCTCTGGCATCCGATAAGCCCTCTGCAGCGGCAGATTTGATTAATCTGCTGCCTTTAATTACATGGTTAATGGGAAATAAAGCCATTCTGTGCACGACAACCAGAAATTTGAGGAAATTATTTAATCATTACGACATTCCCTATGTTTATTTATGTGATGCTTCACCTCAGAAGCTTTCTCAGCATGAAAGAGAAATATGGGGAACCTATTACGATCAGTCACCTGAAACCGTCATTATTTTACTGAAGCAGTGCGGAAATCTTTTCGAAAAATATTGCGGTAAATTTATGGTTCCGGAATTGATGCATATTCACCAGGCAAATTTGTCAGAGACACAGGTGGCGATATGA
- a CDS encoding AraC family transcriptional regulator, with protein sequence MPITLKDQSDLFAVKRVIDHHVTELPHQHAQGQLIWMKQGVLSAQTDHQQWLIQPGMLIWIPPYVTHQAHCKHSATLCVLYLPPDLAERWPGEVRLIQASTLAIGIIDTFLLRDISCQNKQRQLMTLLRDELEHTHCDAYILPLPEDSRLKKITDQLIQHPAMRKSLSEWGRKVGASERTLSRLFMKETGLNYRSWCHRLRHNATLAGLRDGLTNDQLAEQLGLSSGDSLSHWVQRAFGMSPGALRKTLV encoded by the coding sequence GTGCCAATCACCCTGAAGGATCAATCCGACCTTTTCGCCGTCAAACGCGTCATCGACCATCATGTGACCGAGCTCCCTCACCAACACGCTCAGGGGCAGTTGATCTGGATGAAGCAAGGCGTATTATCCGCTCAAACTGATCACCAGCAATGGCTGATTCAGCCTGGAATGCTGATCTGGATTCCTCCTTATGTGACTCATCAGGCGCACTGCAAACACTCAGCCACGCTATGTGTACTGTATTTGCCACCGGATCTGGCTGAAAGATGGCCCGGTGAGGTTCGTCTGATTCAGGCATCCACATTGGCGATTGGCATCATTGATACGTTTCTTCTCCGGGATATTTCCTGCCAAAACAAACAACGTCAGCTGATGACACTGCTGCGGGATGAACTGGAACACACACACTGTGATGCGTATATTCTTCCCCTGCCGGAGGATTCCCGTTTGAAAAAGATCACCGATCAGTTAATTCAGCATCCAGCCATGAGAAAAAGCCTGAGTGAGTGGGGAAGAAAAGTCGGTGCCAGTGAGCGCACATTATCCCGGTTATTTATGAAAGAGACAGGACTGAATTACCGGAGCTGGTGTCATCGTCTCCGTCATAACGCTACATTGGCAGGCCTGCGTGATGGACTCACCAATGATCAGCTGGCAGAACAACTTGGGCTTTCATCCGGAGATTCGTTGAGTCACTGGGTTCAGCGCGCTTTCGGCATGTCACCGGGTGCACTTCGCAAGACACTCGTCTGA
- a CDS encoding LysR substrate-binding domain-containing protein, translating into MSHYPNPDDIKVFVLAAKTGGFSAAAQRLNASPAYVSKRVAMLERTLGIRLFHRGARHVALTTQGKVALEWAEKLLDVSEQMMQALKNEQMVPTGTLRIVTSTGFGSHCVAPLLSGLPQQYPELEIDLELLDRPVDLISEGFDLEIRTGPVMPSDLIAKKIYTNHRILCASPGYLEAAGHPQTLKDLKQHRCILIREREQAGEQWQLFQKKMVQDQQAVETKVTFAMKTNYGEVAKRWCLDGAGIMLRSVWSVREALEAGALVQVLPEYTQPADFWAIYPDRLSASAKLRVVVDYLSQQLGE; encoded by the coding sequence GTGAGTCATTATCCGAATCCTGATGATATCAAAGTGTTTGTACTGGCCGCCAAAACCGGCGGTTTTTCTGCGGCAGCCCAACGGCTGAACGCATCTCCGGCTTATGTCAGTAAACGGGTGGCGATGCTGGAACGCACGCTGGGGATTCGTCTGTTTCACCGGGGAGCGAGGCATGTGGCGCTCACGACGCAGGGAAAGGTCGCACTGGAATGGGCGGAAAAGCTGCTCGATGTGTCAGAACAGATGATGCAGGCGCTGAAGAATGAGCAGATGGTGCCGACCGGTACCCTGCGGATTGTCACCAGCACCGGCTTTGGCAGCCACTGCGTTGCACCGTTGTTATCCGGATTACCGCAACAATATCCGGAGCTGGAGATTGATCTGGAGTTGCTCGATCGTCCGGTGGACCTGATTTCAGAAGGGTTTGATCTGGAAATCCGCACCGGGCCGGTGATGCCTTCTGATCTGATCGCGAAGAAAATCTATACCAACCACCGGATATTATGTGCTTCGCCCGGCTACCTTGAAGCCGCCGGTCACCCGCAAACCCTGAAAGATCTGAAACAGCACCGTTGTATTTTGATCCGTGAAAGAGAACAGGCTGGTGAGCAGTGGCAGTTGTTTCAGAAGAAAATGGTTCAGGACCAGCAGGCAGTGGAGACGAAAGTGACATTTGCGATGAAAACCAATTATGGTGAAGTGGCAAAGCGCTGGTGCCTGGATGGTGCAGGGATTATGTTGCGCTCGGTCTGGAGTGTCAGGGAAGCACTGGAAGCCGGTGCTCTGGTACAGGTGCTGCCGGAATACACTCAGCCCGCGGATTTCTGGGCGATCTACCCGGACCGGTTGTCAGCTTCGGCGAAGCTGCGGGTGGTGGTTGACTATCTGTCTCAGCAGCTGGGTGAATGA
- a CDS encoding tartrate dehydrogenase, producing the protein MMKTFNIAVIPGDGIGKEVIPEGIRVLEAAAARHDISFNWTEFDWSCETYQQKGYMMPEDGLEQLKAFDAIYLGAVGFPGVPDHISLWGLLLPIRRSFDQYVNLRPVRLFDGVPCPLAGKKTGDIDFYVVRENVEGEYSSIGGVQYEGTDDEIVIQQAVFTRKGTDRILKYAFELASQRDAKKVTSATKSNGIFHSMPYWDQRFEAMSAQYPHIKTDQFHIDILTANFVRMPEHFDVVVGSNLFGDILSDLGPACTGTIGIAPSANINPEKTFPSMFEPVHGSAPDIYGQNIANPIGTIWAGAMMLDHLGCPAIHHDILNAIEVVLQEGSCRTRDMGGNASTNELTEAILQQIKSE; encoded by the coding sequence ATGATGAAAACATTCAATATTGCGGTTATCCCCGGAGACGGCATCGGCAAAGAAGTGATTCCCGAGGGCATCCGGGTACTGGAGGCCGCTGCCGCCAGACACGATATCTCATTCAACTGGACCGAATTTGACTGGAGCTGTGAAACCTACCAGCAAAAAGGCTATATGATGCCGGAAGATGGCCTTGAGCAGCTCAAAGCATTTGATGCGATTTATTTAGGCGCAGTTGGCTTTCCCGGTGTGCCGGATCATATCTCGCTGTGGGGATTACTGCTGCCGATTCGCAGAAGCTTTGATCAGTACGTGAACCTGCGTCCGGTCCGTTTGTTTGATGGCGTTCCCTGCCCGCTGGCCGGAAAAAAGACCGGCGATATTGATTTTTATGTGGTGCGGGAAAATGTGGAAGGTGAATACTCCAGCATCGGCGGGGTACAATATGAAGGCACCGATGATGAAATCGTGATTCAGCAAGCCGTGTTTACCCGCAAAGGCACGGACCGGATTCTGAAATATGCCTTTGAACTGGCCAGCCAAAGAGACGCGAAAAAAGTCACTTCTGCGACCAAATCCAACGGGATTTTCCACTCCATGCCGTACTGGGATCAGCGCTTTGAAGCCATGAGCGCACAATATCCGCACATCAAAACCGATCAGTTCCATATCGATATTCTGACGGCGAATTTCGTCCGGATGCCGGAACACTTTGATGTGGTGGTTGGCTCAAACCTGTTTGGCGATATCCTTTCTGATCTCGGCCCGGCCTGCACCGGCACCATCGGCATCGCCCCTTCAGCAAATATCAATCCGGAGAAGACCTTTCCGTCGATGTTTGAACCGGTCCACGGCTCTGCGCCGGATATTTATGGTCAGAATATTGCTAACCCGATCGGCACAATCTGGGCTGGCGCTATGATGCTGGATCATCTGGGCTGTCCGGCAATCCATCACGATATCCTCAATGCAATTGAAGTCGTCTTGCAGGAGGGATCATGCCGGACCCGCGATATGGGCGGCAATGCTTCTACCAATGAGTTGACCGAAGCGATTTTGCAGCAAATCAAGTCAGAATAA
- a CDS encoding GntR family transcriptional regulator — protein sequence MERIDFTNTKDEVAEIIKREIIAGNITNQHTITQNYIAEQFGLSRMPIREAFNTLIQEGLIIKLNNRKLKVVEINTRTLTIYNQMLSAAEYVLLMSFREDKRVYQTLSEQLQASGHPQQDLIAFHHALSEMTSDDYTRHYHLSTLNIFWMHSIRYCHPDCALSVSYIKKALELLHNEAIDEIHIQSLVASANQTILNAIK from the coding sequence ATGGAACGAATCGATTTTACAAACACCAAAGATGAAGTTGCTGAGATTATCAAACGAGAAATCATTGCCGGCAACATCACTAATCAACATACGATTACCCAAAATTATATTGCCGAACAATTCGGGTTATCGAGAATGCCGATTCGTGAAGCGTTTAATACCTTAATTCAGGAAGGCTTAATTATTAAGCTGAATAACCGAAAGTTAAAAGTGGTAGAGATCAACACCCGGACACTGACAATTTATAATCAGATGTTATCGGCAGCAGAGTACGTGCTGCTCATGAGTTTCCGGGAAGATAAACGGGTTTATCAGACATTATCAGAACAGCTACAGGCCAGTGGTCATCCACAGCAGGATTTAATTGCGTTTCACCATGCACTGTCAGAGATGACAAGTGATGATTACACCCGCCATTATCATCTCAGTACGCTGAATATTTTCTGGATGCACAGTATCCGGTATTGTCATCCCGATTGTGCTCTATCTGTTTCTTATATAAAAAAAGCGCTAGAATTATTACACAACGAAGCCATTGATGAGATTCATATTCAATCACTGGTTGCCAGTGCCAACCAGACTATCTTAAATGCAATTAAATGA
- a CDS encoding GntR family transcriptional regulator — protein MMNFKPINLLPARERVAAELRKAILSSQYQEGDILTLDQVSKLLGVSVTPVREAFQLLNSDGLIKLRPNKGAIVLGVNEQYIKEHFELRLILESEMIKKLCDNQDADISEICNIYEKSKEEVEQGIFDNYSNLNQAFHMAIWQAADNSRIFSILSSLWNGLSMENNTTEKDYAMKSLNEHKDIINALKARDSQHAYQLMREHILRSEKDMLTHIRPD, from the coding sequence ATGATGAATTTTAAACCCATTAATCTTTTACCCGCCCGTGAAAGAGTGGCTGCTGAGCTGCGGAAAGCGATTCTTTCTTCACAATATCAGGAAGGCGATATCCTGACGCTCGATCAGGTGTCTAAGTTATTAGGCGTGTCAGTGACTCCGGTCCGGGAAGCATTTCAGCTCCTCAATAGTGATGGCTTAATTAAACTCAGACCAAACAAAGGCGCCATTGTTTTAGGCGTCAACGAGCAATACATCAAAGAACATTTCGAGCTTCGGCTGATTTTAGAAAGTGAGATGATCAAAAAGCTCTGTGACAATCAGGACGCTGATATTTCTGAAATCTGTAATATTTACGAAAAATCTAAAGAAGAAGTTGAACAGGGAATTTTTGATAATTATTCCAACCTGAATCAGGCCTTTCATATGGCTATTTGGCAGGCCGCGGATAACAGCCGTATTTTCTCAATTCTGAGTTCTTTGTGGAACGGACTTTCCATGGAAAATAACACCACGGAAAAAGATTATGCCATGAAGTCGCTCAATGAACACAAAGACATAATCAACGCGCTCAAAGCCAGGGATTCACAACACGCTTATCAGTTAATGCGGGAACATATCCTGCGAAGTGAAAAAGATATGCTGACTCATATCCGGCCAGACTGA
- a CDS encoding citrate lyase holo-[acyl-carrier protein] synthase gives MKSNSGNNAQAAQLADRLEQAKIYQHWRKMLTSPMITVGWRKMPYSPHTETRLLVMNAALEEINRVTEINGFAIRMQKVFWTGLGPNALITTSCFSATKLKKWAIDIEDHHPLGALMDLNIIDTNGMSISRRDTHIQPRTCLVCHQDVYTCQRGKPHSLQAYLAEINELILRERFGQYGVEK, from the coding sequence ATGAAATCTAATTCCGGAAATAATGCTCAGGCAGCACAGCTTGCAGACCGGCTGGAACAGGCGAAAATTTACCAGCACTGGCGAAAGATGTTAACCAGCCCGATGATTACAGTAGGCTGGCGGAAAATGCCCTATAGTCCGCATACGGAAACCCGTCTGCTGGTGATGAATGCTGCACTGGAAGAAATCAACCGGGTGACGGAGATAAACGGCTTTGCTATCCGGATGCAAAAAGTTTTCTGGACCGGGTTAGGCCCGAATGCTCTGATCACAACGAGCTGTTTCTCTGCGACCAAACTGAAAAAATGGGCGATTGATATTGAAGACCATCATCCGCTGGGTGCGTTAATGGATTTAAATATTATTGATACGAATGGAATGAGTATCAGCCGCAGGGACACGCATATTCAGCCAAGAACCTGTCTGGTTTGTCATCAGGATGTTTATACCTGTCAACGCGGAAAACCGCATTCCCTGCAGGCCTATCTGGCTGAAATCAATGAACTGATTTTGCGGGAAAGATTTGGTCAGTACGGTGTGGAAAAATAA
- a CDS encoding sodium ion-translocating decarboxylase subunit beta, producing the protein MDNVINLIRDFGIFHLSLGQAVMMVIGMVLLYLAIAKNFEPLLLVPIGFGGILANLPEAGLALSAIENALHAGVPEVMREFAGALSLNHFDPAVIQQAMHHATPKQMAELDYLARQYQYSNGMLYQFYSLVIASGAGPLVIFMGVGAMTDFGPLLANPKTLLLGAAAQFGIFTTVLGALGLSSLGIMNFSVAQAASIGIIGGADGPTAIYVSSLLSPELLGAIAVAAYSYMALVPMIQPPIMKALTTEAERQIKMEQLRPVKKIEKICFPLMLLVLIAMLLPSATPLLGMFCFGNLMRECGVVERLSDTAQNALINIVTIFLGVSVGSKLMADKFLQAETIGILALGIVAFCVGTAAGVLMAKLINKFSRQKMNPLIGSAGVSAVPMAARVSNKVGLEANPQNFLLMHAMGPNVAGVIGSAVAAGVMIKYVLG; encoded by the coding sequence ATGGATAATGTAATTAATTTGATCCGTGATTTCGGTATCTTCCACCTGTCACTGGGGCAGGCGGTCATGATGGTGATCGGCATGGTGCTGCTTTATCTGGCGATTGCTAAAAACTTTGAACCTTTACTGCTGGTGCCGATTGGCTTCGGCGGTATTCTGGCCAATTTACCGGAAGCCGGGCTTGCGCTGTCTGCGATTGAGAACGCCCTGCATGCCGGCGTGCCGGAGGTGATGCGTGAGTTTGCCGGGGCACTGAGTCTGAATCATTTTGACCCAGCGGTGATTCAGCAAGCCATGCATCATGCCACGCCAAAGCAAATGGCTGAGCTCGATTATCTGGCCCGGCAGTATCAGTACTCTAACGGTATGCTGTATCAGTTCTACAGTCTGGTGATTGCCTCCGGTGCCGGGCCGCTGGTCATTTTTATGGGCGTCGGTGCGATGACTGACTTCGGTCCGCTGCTGGCGAATCCGAAAACACTCCTGTTAGGAGCTGCGGCACAATTCGGGATTTTCACCACGGTACTTGGTGCGTTGGGACTCAGTAGTCTTGGCATAATGAACTTCAGTGTCGCTCAGGCCGCATCGATTGGCATTATTGGTGGTGCGGATGGCCCGACGGCGATTTACGTCTCCAGCCTGCTTTCTCCTGAGTTGCTGGGAGCCATCGCCGTCGCGGCATATTCCTATATGGCGCTGGTGCCCATGATTCAGCCGCCGATCATGAAAGCACTGACCACCGAAGCCGAACGCCAAATCAAAATGGAACAGCTGCGCCCGGTGAAAAAGATTGAAAAGATCTGCTTCCCGCTGATGTTGCTGGTTCTGATTGCGATGTTGCTGCCTTCTGCAACCCCATTGCTGGGTATGTTCTGTTTCGGAAATTTAATGCGGGAGTGTGGTGTAGTTGAACGTCTTTCTGATACTGCGCAAAACGCACTGATTAATATTGTGACAATATTTCTGGGTGTGTCAGTTGGATCCAAGCTGATGGCAGACAAATTCTTACAGGCTGAAACCATCGGGATTCTGGCATTAGGAATTGTTGCATTCTGTGTGGGCACTGCGGCCGGCGTATTAATGGCGAAGCTGATTAATAAATTCTCCCGGCAGAAAATGAACCCGCTGATTGGCTCGGCCGGGGTCTCTGCAGTACCAATGGCAGCGCGGGTATCGAACAAGGTTGGCCTTGAAGCGAATCCACAGAATTTTTTGCTGATGCATGCGATGGGTCCCAATGTGGCCGGAGTCATAGGCTCTGCGGTTGCAGCGGGAGTAATGATTAAATACGTTTTAGGTTAA